A genomic stretch from Microtus pennsylvanicus isolate mMicPen1 chromosome 11, mMicPen1.hap1, whole genome shotgun sequence includes:
- the Dnase1 gene encoding deoxyribonuclease-1 has protein sequence MRCAGLMGVLFTLLSLLQLAVTLNIAAFNIRSFGNTKMSNATISGYIVEIVRRYDIILIQEVRDTHLVAVGKLLDVLNRDVPDTYRYVVSEPLGRNSYKEQYLFLYRPDQVSVVDSYYYDDGCESCGTDTFSREPTIVKFHSPFTTVREFAIVPLHAAPADAVTEIDALYDVYLDIQKKWDLEDVMFMGDFNAGCSYVSSSQWSSIRLRTSSLFQWLIPDSADTTVTTTECAYDRIVVAGSQLQSAVVPNSVAPFDFQAAYKLTQKLAEAISDHYPVEVTLK, from the exons ATGAGGTGCGCAGGGCTGATGGGGGTGTTGTTCACCCTGCTCAGCCTGTTGCAGCTGGCTGTGACTCTAAACATCGCAGCCTTCAACATCCGGTCTTTTGGAAACACTAAAATGTCCAATGCTACCATCTCTGGCTACATTGTGGAA ATCGTGCGGCGCTATGACATCATCCTTATCCAAGAGGTCAGAGACACCCACCTGGTGGCTGTCGGGAAGCTTCTGGATGTGCTCAATCG GGACGTGCCTGACACCTATCGCTATGTGGTCAGTGAGCCGCTGGGCCGCAACAGCTACAAGGAACAGTACCTTTTCTTGTACAG GCCTGACCAGGTGTCTGTTGTAGACAGCTATTACTATGATGATGGCTGTGAGTCTTGTGGAACTGACACTTTCAGCCGAGAGCCAACCATTGTCAAGTTCCATTCCCCGTTCACCA CGGTCAGAGAGTTTGCGATTGTGCCCTTGCACGCAGCCCCAGCAGATGCTGTGACTGAAATTGATGCCCTCTATGATGTTTACCTGGATATCCAAAAAAAATGGGACCTAGAG GACGTCATGTTCATGGGCGATTTCAATGCTGGCTGCAGCTACGTAAGCTCCTCCCAATGGTCTTCCATCCGCCTTCGGACAAGCTCTCTCTTCCAGTGGCTGATCCCTGACAGTGCGGACACCACGGTCACAACCACAGAGTGTGCCTACGACAG GATCGTGGTTGCTGGATCTCAGCTCCAGAGCGCTGTTGTTCCCAACTCAGTTGCTCCCTTTGACTTCCAAGCAGCCTACAAACTTACCCAGAAGCTG GCTGAAGCCATCAGTGACCATTACCCGGTGGAGGTGACACTCAAGTAA